The Coffea eugenioides isolate CCC68of unplaced genomic scaffold, Ceug_1.0 ScVebR1_3021;HRSCAF=4155, whole genome shotgun sequence genomic interval GCTCCATTCGATGGGCATAGTATAAACCATCTGACTCCATCCAAACCATCGTTGATAGGGTTCAGTTTTTGGGTTCCCATATAAAAGCAAAGGGATACGGCAAGAAACGAGGAGGGCTGATGACGGCTGAGTGAGAGTAAGGGAGAATGAAAGTGACGGCTGGAAAATCTGAGGGAAGGTAGAGTAGAGTAGAAAAGGAGAAGCTTTCGACCAAGAGGAAAACCAAGAGAGAGTGAGGAGAGTTTGAGGGAGGAAAAATCTGAAGTCAAGAGAGTTCCGGGTTGAGGAAGAAGGTGAGAAGCCGAGAACTCCATCAGAGTAGGCAATTCGCTTCTGGGTGGTCCCGCGGCGTTGCTCATCCAAGGGTGCTCACGGTGATTCGACTGCCAAGGCATCAACAGAGGTAACACTGAGTTCTCCTCTTGTACATTTCTCTCCTTGAGGTTTTTGTTTATCTGCCAGGTTTGTAATCGAGATTATGCAGGCTGCGTTCTTTTTTAGCTTGATCAGGGTTGCCCCCTAATAAGTCTAGATCTGGTCCGTTTTTTGTTGTTATAGAGTAAGGAGAGACAAAACACGCAAATAATCTGATTTGGGCTGCATTTCCTTTAGCTTTACATGATGGCTGTCTCTATTTTTCTATCCTTCCCCTTCGCCTGTTGCATTCTGTCCAaaggtttgttttttttattatccGTGAGTGGAGCGCCCAGATGATGCTTGGCAATCTTGTTAGTAGACTATATAGCTTTTAGGTTCAGTGCGTTACATGTAATTGGGcctaaaaaggttgaaataaaatatctggagcaaacgggcaattaaatatttaaataagctagtaataggagtttaaaataagtaaatttttgcgagtcctcacatcctcttctccttaaaaaaatttcgtcatCGAAATTCACATCTAGGACAatatcataccccttaatagtcgCGTCTATCGGATCAATCAGTAACTTACAATCGCtaacccatatctcacaatttctatccACCTGAATTgtagtcaaactttgattctaGGATTTTGTAAAAGTGTGAATTATACTAGGGTCTCTTAGAACTTCAGATAGACAATGAAAAGCAAGAATCATACCTTCAACGACCGTACCAGAAATGGAAACCTGTTGATAgcctaatgcataaaccctagttGGTGCTTTAGATCGTcttcctccagcactagactGCTTAGCGGCTGACTTTTCAGGCCTTTGGATACTACCTCCTTCTTTTGGCACAGTTGGGCATTTCGATATCTGGTGCTCAGTACTACCATAATACAAGCACCTCCCTTGTTTCCTAAAACAATCACTCTCTGTATGGTTGAGCTTGCCACAATAACCACAAACAACTTGGGGAGCCACAGATTGACCACTTGGAGGTGTCCCTCTAGATTGACCTCGTCCATTGCGATCCCCTCTTGATTGAGTCCCTTTTGGTATGACAGATATCTCCACTCCACCcgttccttttccctttttaaaaggtgggGCACTCTTATCTGCCTGTCCAGAAGGGTTACTAGAAGTGCCTCTTTTCTTAGCGTGAAAGTCTCTAACTTGCAGCCTGACACTCTCGACTCTCTGTGCTTTTTCTAAGACTTCAGTgaacgtagagatttgggctgctgcTAAACCCtcctgaatctccacattaagtcctTGTACAAAGTGCCTTATCCTCCTTCGTTCAGTAgtcaccaattctggagcataCTTAGAAAGCTTAGTAAATTTCCCTTCATACTCGGCTATACTAGAAGTTCCTTGCCTCAACTTTATAAATTCatcttcccttttctcttgaatcaATGGTgggagaaatttctcattaaattccctcgtGAAGttttcccaagtccaaggggtctgCGCTCTTTCCCACTTCCCCCTTATCAACCCACCAGGCACGTACCACTCCCTCAAATTAGAAAGCAGCAAAATTTACTCCCCTATCTTCGGGATAGTCTAAAGCAGTGAATATATTAGTCATTCTCTCTAACCAGTTCTCAGCTGCCTCGGGGTCGGGCTCTCCAGTGAACTTAGGTGGGTTAAACTTCAAGAACCTCTCCAAAGCCTTATCTTCTCGTCTATCCTGGCCCCCGGGCTGGTTAAGTGGTCCAGGACCTTGTCTATCAGCTAagcgttctaggatatcagtcatcctattaatgatAGTAGCCACTTGATTTCTCTCTATATTCTCCAGTCTCTGGGTCGGTctagttgccgatccctggtcatccccaTGAGGTTGGGCCGGTCTAGTCTCTcgcccacggccacgaccacttCTTATTCCTTCCATTATCCTAGATAtgcctaatgcaagaaataaatcaattacgcgagaaaatacttaaaacaagaaccaatcacgaaaatattgaaaataacaataatttacattcattagcaCTTTCAAATccgtacaattagcaagtcatgggggagttcacaaaaatataacacaggtgccacaaaagtactttcAGTCATGTAAGACTAAAGCAAaatcaagtgcctcaaaagtaggccacacagtcatgcaaaatacaatggcctcagcactcACATCACTCCAGTTAATCCTAACT includes:
- the LOC113757350 gene encoding uncharacterized protein LOC113757350, translating into MEGIRSGRGRGRETRPAQPHGDDQGSATRPTQRLENIERNQVATIINRMTDILERLADRQGPGPLNQPGGQDRREDKALERFLKFNPPKFTGEPDPEAAENWEWYVPGGLIRGKWERAQTPWTWENFTREFNEKFLPPLIQEKREDEFIKLRQGTSSIAEYEGKFTKLSKYAPELVTTERRRIRHFVQGLNVEIQEGLAAAQISTFTEVLEKAQRVESVRLQVRDFHAKKRGTSSNPSGQADKSAPPFKKGKGTGGVEISVIPKGTQSRGDRNGRGQSRGTPPSGQSVAPQVVCGYCGKLNHTESDCFRKQGRCLYYGSTEHQISKCPTVPKEGGSIQRPEKSAAKQSSAGGRRSKAPTRVYALGYQQVSISGTVVEDKQKPQGEKCTRGELSVTSVDALAVESP